One Anolis carolinensis isolate JA03-04 chromosome 5, rAnoCar3.1.pri, whole genome shotgun sequence DNA segment encodes these proteins:
- the mgst1 gene encoding microsomal glutathione S-transferase 1 isoform X1 yields MLDLTELVDIEVTVAYVWYAVLLIVKMMLLSPLTGLYRVSKKAFANPEDAVGFGKGDNAKKFLRTDPDVERVRRIHLNDLENIVPFLFIGFFYSFSGVSLSTALLHYRIFFASRIFHTVSYLIPLPQPSRGLAWFVGYLATFSMVYKLVMVSLSMS; encoded by the exons ATGTTGGATCTTACTGAATTAGTGGATATTGAAGTGACTGTAGCATATGTCTGGTATGCAGTCCTCCTCATTGTAAAAATGATGCTACTGAGCCCCTTAACGGGACTCTACAGAGTGTCGAAAAAG GCCTTTGCTAACCCCGAAGATGCAGTTGGATTTGGCAAAGGGGATAATGCAAAAAAGTTCTTGAGAACTGATCCAGATGTGGAGCGTGTGCGCAG AATCCATCTCAACGACCTTGAAAACATTGTCCCGTTCCTTTTCATTGGATTCTTCTACTCCTTCAGTGGCGTTTCCCTCTCCACTGCCTTGCTGCATTATAGAATATTCTTTGCTTCTAGGATCTTCCACACTGTTTCCTACCTTATCCCCCTTCCCCAACCCAGCAGGGGTTTGGCTTGGTTTGTAGGGTACTTAGCTACCTTTTCAATGGTGTACAAGCTGGTGATGGTGAGTCTGAGCATGTCATAA
- the mgst1 gene encoding microsomal glutathione S-transferase 1 isoform X2 encodes MLDLTELVDIEVTVAYVWYAVLLIVKMMLLSPLTGLYRVSKKAFANPEDAVGFGKGDNAKKFLRTDPDVERVRR; translated from the exons ATGTTGGATCTTACTGAATTAGTGGATATTGAAGTGACTGTAGCATATGTCTGGTATGCAGTCCTCCTCATTGTAAAAATGATGCTACTGAGCCCCTTAACGGGACTCTACAGAGTGTCGAAAAAG GCCTTTGCTAACCCCGAAGATGCAGTTGGATTTGGCAAAGGGGATAATGCAAAAAAGTTCTTGAGAACTGATCCAGATGTGGAGCGTGTGCGCAGGTAA